One segment of Pandoraea pnomenusa DNA contains the following:
- a CDS encoding collagen-like protein — protein sequence MNPLISWRTAVRQLGVVGVGLALGVLGVAGMPAFAQAQSADPPGRVARLSQFDGTVTFSPDGTGDWRYAERNRPLTTGDAVWVDRNSRAEMRVGGAAVRLGASTSVALSAVTDQNVQLNVTQGTVGLRLRGYDPNQPYEIDTPNLAFVPQQAGEYRLDVDPNGVTTVSVSRGAATVYGQGASVPLQQGQRVAFVGQNLTQQPAGPSRADAFDQWVRQLDAREDASVSARYVSRDMTGYESLDDYGTWQETPDYGAVWVPSDVPSGWAPYRTGHWTWVDPWGWTWVDDAPWGFAPYHYGRWAYVDARWCWVPGPVAVRPVYAPALVGWVNGSSGGNAWGVAFAAGGVGLAWFALGPHDVYRPAYHASSAYITNINRTTVIRNTNITNINNIYVNRNVRGAISTMRAQAFVQGRPVGAPAALATPPRNTPGRAPDQRPGWHVGNTPGVAPVQQSVFGNSRPAAGAPPAGVFNRAVLATRAPVARTTPSRELTSQLHPVPNAGGAPLSFDRAAQPARRGLPTASTAPSAPRVQPRVTVVGTHGPVGAPIGVNGPTPAQPAIGATGSAPAQGAHPGTGAMPPRYGAPGVPGRPGVPGTPGVPGQPGVPGAPGEPGVPAHGAYGGYPYRPGQPAPSGVPHPPGVAEGAGAAGQPVGRGEAPRAVPQPGHDTAQREMQMHRSVPQGLPDVPRTPGALNAPGAPEMSQRARPEAAEPTRQPQQWQSHGQPQPQPQMSPQPRVQAPMERGQPRPEPQIAPRPEPQRQERAQERPQAPRSQPQPEPQPQPQPQAAPHPQPQERAHPQPAPREGRPEGARAPSHESEHAASAHRSPREGEHSHG from the coding sequence ATGAACCCCCTGATTTCCTGGCGGACCGCGGTCCGCCAACTCGGCGTCGTCGGCGTTGGGCTGGCGCTCGGGGTGCTTGGCGTGGCGGGCATGCCCGCCTTCGCGCAGGCGCAGAGCGCCGACCCCCCTGGGCGTGTGGCGCGTCTGAGTCAATTCGACGGCACCGTGACCTTCTCGCCGGACGGCACGGGCGACTGGCGCTACGCCGAGCGAAACCGTCCGCTGACCACGGGCGACGCCGTCTGGGTCGATCGCAACAGCCGCGCGGAAATGCGCGTGGGTGGCGCGGCGGTGCGCCTGGGAGCGTCGACGAGTGTCGCGCTCTCGGCCGTCACCGACCAGAATGTGCAACTGAACGTAACGCAGGGCACGGTCGGGCTGCGTCTGCGCGGCTATGACCCGAATCAGCCTTACGAGATCGACACGCCGAACCTCGCTTTCGTCCCGCAGCAAGCCGGCGAGTACCGCCTCGACGTCGATCCCAATGGCGTGACGACCGTGAGCGTGTCGCGTGGCGCGGCCACCGTGTACGGGCAGGGCGCGTCGGTGCCGTTGCAGCAGGGCCAGCGGGTGGCATTCGTGGGGCAGAATCTGACGCAGCAGCCCGCCGGGCCTTCGCGCGCGGATGCGTTCGACCAGTGGGTGCGGCAGCTCGACGCCCGGGAAGACGCCTCCGTGTCGGCCCGCTACGTGTCGCGCGACATGACCGGCTACGAGAGTCTCGACGATTACGGCACCTGGCAGGAGACGCCGGACTACGGCGCGGTGTGGGTGCCTTCGGATGTGCCGTCGGGCTGGGCGCCTTACCGCACGGGCCACTGGACCTGGGTCGATCCGTGGGGATGGACCTGGGTCGACGATGCGCCCTGGGGCTTTGCGCCGTATCACTATGGCCGGTGGGCGTACGTCGATGCCCGCTGGTGCTGGGTGCCGGGACCGGTGGCGGTGCGTCCGGTGTACGCGCCTGCGCTCGTCGGCTGGGTCAATGGCAGCAGCGGTGGAAATGCCTGGGGGGTCGCGTTTGCCGCCGGCGGCGTGGGACTCGCATGGTTCGCGCTGGGACCGCATGACGTCTATCGACCGGCCTATCACGCCAGTTCCGCGTACATCACGAATATCAACCGCACGACGGTGATACGCAACACCAACATCACGAACATCAACAACATCTACGTGAACCGCAACGTGCGAGGCGCGATCTCGACGATGCGCGCGCAGGCCTTCGTGCAGGGACGCCCGGTCGGTGCGCCCGCCGCCCTGGCCACGCCGCCGCGCAATACGCCGGGGCGCGCACCGGACCAGAGGCCGGGATGGCACGTGGGCAATACGCCTGGCGTTGCACCGGTACAGCAGAGTGTGTTCGGCAACAGCCGTCCTGCCGCGGGCGCGCCGCCTGCCGGCGTGTTCAACCGCGCGGTGCTGGCCACGCGCGCGCCGGTGGCGCGCACGACGCCGTCGCGAGAACTCACGAGCCAATTGCATCCCGTGCCGAACGCCGGCGGCGCGCCACTGTCTTTCGACCGGGCCGCGCAGCCGGCCCGGCGGGGCCTACCGACTGCATCGACCGCACCGAGTGCGCCGCGCGTACAGCCTCGCGTGACGGTCGTCGGTACGCACGGGCCCGTCGGCGCACCGATCGGTGTGAATGGGCCGACGCCCGCACAGCCGGCGATCGGCGCGACCGGTTCGGCGCCTGCGCAGGGCGCTCACCCGGGCACTGGCGCCATGCCGCCTCGATATGGCGCACCCGGCGTTCCCGGTCGACCGGGCGTGCCGGGAACGCCGGGTGTTCCGGGGCAGCCCGGTGTCCCGGGAGCACCGGGAGAGCCTGGTGTACCCGCTCATGGCGCATATGGCGGGTATCCGTATCGCCCGGGACAGCCGGCGCCGTCCGGCGTGCCGCATCCGCCCGGAGTGGCGGAGGGGGCGGGCGCGGCGGGACAGCCCGTCGGACGAGGCGAGGCGCCGCGGGCGGTGCCGCAGCCCGGGCATGACACCGCGCAGCGGGAGATGCAGATGCACCGTTCGGTGCCGCAGGGCTTGCCTGACGTGCCTCGGACGCCCGGTGCGCTGAATGCACCGGGTGCGCCCGAGATGTCACAGCGTGCGCGCCCCGAAGCCGCCGAGCCGACGCGTCAGCCCCAGCAATGGCAGTCGCACGGCCAGCCGCAGCCGCAACCCCAGATGTCGCCGCAGCCGCGTGTGCAGGCGCCGATGGAGCGCGGGCAACCGCGTCCTGAGCCGCAGATTGCACCGCGACCCGAACCGCAGCGGCAGGAGCGTGCGCAGGAACGGCCGCAGGCGCCGCGTTCCCAACCTCAACCCGAACCTCAACCCCAACCTCAGCCGCAAGCCGCGCCTCATCCGCAGCCGCAGGAGCGTGCACATCCGCAGCCTGCGCCGCGCGAAGGACGCCCAGAGGGCGCACGTGCGCCGTCGCATGAGAGCGAGCACGCCGCGTCGGCGCATCGGTCGCCGCGCGAAGGCGAGCACTCGCACGGCTGA
- a CDS encoding RNA-binding S4 domain-containing protein, which yields MKVDDSPHAATRIDKWLWAARFFKTRSLATQAVDRGRVLCNEARVKPARDVRPGDVVTVDNGSTKWEVRVKAIAEVRGSAPVAQSLYEETEASIRARADESERRRLFQEPAAQMHGRPTKRDRRRLGGIGE from the coding sequence ATCAAGGTCGACGATTCGCCGCACGCCGCAACGCGTATCGACAAATGGCTGTGGGCTGCCCGGTTCTTCAAGACGCGCTCGCTCGCCACGCAGGCGGTCGACCGCGGGCGCGTGCTGTGCAACGAAGCGCGCGTGAAACCGGCGCGCGACGTGCGCCCGGGCGACGTCGTGACAGTGGACAACGGCAGCACGAAGTGGGAAGTGCGAGTCAAGGCCATCGCGGAGGTTCGCGGCTCTGCGCCGGTCGCGCAGTCGCTCTACGAGGAAACGGAAGCCAGTATTCGCGCTCGTGCCGACGAGAGTGAGCGCCGGCGCCTGTTTCAGGAGCCGGCCGCGCAGATGCATGGCCGACCAACCAAGCGCGACCGTCGCCGACTGGGCGGTATCGGCGAATAG
- the hemH gene encoding ferrochelatase, which produces MRFDPEPISHGPSGKTAVLLINLGTPDEPRPAAVRRYLREFLSDPRVVEIPSFVWQPLLRLVILPLRSRQSAQKYATVWTREGSPLKVNTEQQTNALRGLLHANDYDVVVDYAMRYGNPSIADRIRALRQNGVERILLLPLYPQYSSSTTATATDAVFRVLGRLRNQPDVRTVRDYHDHPAYIEALRQQVEGYWQQHGRPDFAAGERLLLSFHGVPRRTLDLGDPYHDQCVKTARLLAAALGLDETTCRLTFQSRFGKAEWLQPYTAPTLEELGRGGTPRVDVFCPGFTSDCLETLEEINMEGRHAYLSAGGKAFHFIPCLNGASAWITALGEIAARHLQGWPVLTPEGVADAAAAAAASTRQRQVAAVAAFDSANAAAAAAAQVAEPTAPGART; this is translated from the coding sequence ATGCGCTTCGATCCAGAACCCATTTCGCACGGTCCGTCCGGAAAGACGGCCGTCCTGCTGATCAACCTCGGCACCCCCGATGAGCCACGGCCGGCGGCCGTGCGCCGTTATTTGCGCGAGTTCCTGTCGGATCCGCGTGTCGTGGAGATTCCTTCCTTCGTCTGGCAACCGTTGCTGCGGCTGGTGATCCTGCCGTTGCGCTCGCGCCAGTCGGCGCAGAAGTACGCGACCGTTTGGACACGCGAAGGCTCGCCGCTCAAGGTCAACACCGAGCAGCAGACGAATGCCTTGCGCGGCCTGCTGCATGCCAACGATTACGACGTCGTCGTCGATTACGCGATGCGCTACGGCAATCCGTCGATCGCGGATCGCATTCGCGCGCTGCGGCAAAACGGCGTCGAGCGGATTCTGCTGCTGCCGTTGTATCCACAGTATTCGAGCAGTACGACCGCGACCGCTACCGACGCCGTGTTTCGTGTGCTCGGGCGGCTGCGAAATCAGCCCGACGTGCGTACGGTGCGTGACTATCACGACCATCCGGCGTATATCGAGGCCCTGCGCCAGCAGGTCGAAGGTTACTGGCAGCAGCACGGCCGGCCCGACTTCGCGGCAGGCGAGCGACTGCTCCTTAGCTTCCACGGCGTGCCGCGCCGCACGCTCGATCTGGGCGATCCGTACCACGATCAATGCGTGAAGACGGCACGTCTGCTGGCTGCCGCGCTCGGCCTCGACGAGACCACCTGTCGCCTCACGTTCCAGTCCCGTTTCGGCAAGGCCGAATGGCTTCAGCCCTACACGGCGCCCACCCTGGAGGAGCTCGGCCGGGGCGGCACGCCGCGTGTGGATGTCTTCTGCCCGGGCTTCACTTCGGACTGTCTGGAAACGCTGGAAGAAATCAATATGGAAGGCCGTCACGCCTATCTGTCGGCCGGCGGCAAGGCGTTCCATTTCATTCCGTGCCTGAACGGCGCGAGCGCCTGGATCACGGCGCTCGGCGAGATCGCTGCGCGCCACCTGCAGGGGTGGCCGGTGCTCACGCCGGAAGGCGTGGCCGATGCGGCCGCAGCGGCTGCGGCATCGACCCGTCAGCGACAGGTTGCCGCGGTTGCCGCCTTCGACTCGGCCAACGCCGCGGCGGCCGCTGCCGCGCAGGTGGCGGAACCGACGGCGCCGGGAGCGCGCACGTGA
- the recN gene encoding DNA repair protein RecN, whose amino-acid sequence MLRSLSIRDFVIVDRLDLEFSAGFTVFSGETGAGKSILIDALALAMGERGDASMVRTGQTRADITAEFAADAEARPDLEAWLQAQALTLEEHGGVLLRRVLDSGGRSRAFINGTPATLAQLRELGEMLVDIHGQHAHQQLLRPDAQRRLLDSHAGATALAADTAAAHREWRRLVKRCEEAHGRDRELQLERERLEWQTSELDKLNPQEGEWDEVSAEHRRLSHAASLINGVQGALDALAEADGAIVPSLGHVVHQIRELAEIDAGLADTLAALEPAEIQLREAVHSLTHYAQRIDLDPERLAVVEQRLDALHSTARKFRVTPEQLPAEHAERRAQLAELTASQDMAAMQAAADAAQAAYLKLTKTLSRERARAAASLAREVTRAMQDLSMPGGRFEVALSPTTEPQSFGMETVEFLVAGHPGVPTRPLAKVASGGELARISLALQVIASSASLTPTLIFDEVDSGIGGAVAEVVGRLLRELGQGRQVLCVTHLPQVAALGHQHLRVKKRSDGDTTMSEIEPLGRTERVEEIARMLGGVEITATTRKHAREMLAL is encoded by the coding sequence ATGCTACGCAGTCTCTCGATTCGCGATTTCGTGATCGTCGATCGTCTCGACCTGGAATTCTCCGCCGGTTTCACCGTGTTCTCGGGGGAGACCGGCGCGGGCAAATCGATCCTGATCGACGCGCTGGCCCTGGCCATGGGCGAGCGTGGCGACGCCAGCATGGTGCGCACCGGGCAAACGCGCGCCGACATCACCGCGGAGTTCGCCGCCGACGCCGAAGCGCGCCCCGATCTCGAAGCCTGGCTGCAGGCGCAGGCGCTCACGCTGGAAGAGCACGGCGGCGTGCTGCTGCGCCGCGTGCTCGATTCCGGCGGCCGCTCGCGCGCCTTCATCAACGGCACGCCCGCCACGCTCGCGCAGCTCCGCGAGCTCGGCGAGATGCTCGTCGACATTCACGGCCAGCATGCTCACCAGCAACTGCTTCGCCCCGACGCCCAGCGCCGGCTGCTCGACTCGCACGCAGGCGCCACGGCGCTGGCCGCCGACACCGCGGCCGCGCACAGGGAGTGGCGCCGTCTCGTCAAGCGTTGCGAGGAAGCCCACGGGCGCGACCGCGAGTTGCAGCTCGAACGCGAGCGCCTCGAATGGCAAACGTCCGAACTCGACAAGCTCAATCCGCAGGAAGGCGAATGGGACGAGGTGAGCGCCGAGCATCGGCGTCTGTCGCACGCAGCAAGTCTCATCAACGGCGTGCAGGGCGCGCTCGACGCGCTGGCCGAAGCCGACGGCGCCATCGTCCCGTCGCTGGGCCACGTGGTGCACCAGATCCGCGAACTGGCCGAGATCGACGCCGGACTCGCCGACACGCTCGCCGCGCTCGAGCCCGCCGAGATCCAGCTTCGCGAGGCGGTTCACTCGCTCACGCACTACGCGCAGCGCATCGATCTCGACCCGGAGCGGCTTGCCGTGGTCGAGCAACGTCTGGACGCCTTGCATTCGACCGCACGCAAATTCCGCGTTACGCCCGAGCAGTTGCCCGCCGAACATGCCGAGCGCCGGGCCCAGCTCGCCGAACTGACCGCGTCGCAGGACATGGCCGCGATGCAAGCCGCCGCCGACGCCGCGCAGGCGGCCTATCTGAAACTGACAAAGACGTTGTCCAGGGAGCGCGCCAGGGCGGCGGCGTCGCTCGCGCGCGAAGTCACGCGCGCGATGCAGGACCTGTCGATGCCGGGCGGACGCTTCGAAGTCGCGCTCAGCCCCACGACAGAACCGCAATCGTTTGGCATGGAGACGGTGGAATTCCTGGTGGCCGGCCACCCGGGTGTACCCACCCGGCCGCTGGCGAAAGTGGCGTCGGGCGGCGAACTCGCACGCATCAGCCTCGCGTTGCAGGTGATCGCCAGCAGCGCGAGCCTCACGCCTACGCTGATTTTCGACGAGGTGGATTCCGGCATCGGCGGCGCGGTGGCCGAAGTGGTGGGCCGGTTGCTGCGCGAGCTGGGTCAGGGACGCCAGGTGCTGTGCGTGACCCACTTGCCGCAAGTCGCCGCACTCGGCCACCAGCATCTGCGGGTGAAAAAGCGCAGCGACGGCGACACGACCATGAGCGAGATCGAACCGCTCGGACGGACCGAGCGCGTCGAGGAAATCGCGCGCATGCTGGGTGGCGTCGAGATCACGGCCACGACGCGCAAGCACGCACGCGAAATGTTGGCGCTGTAA
- the hrcA gene encoding heat-inducible transcriptional repressor HrcA, with amino-acid sequence MLDQRAQTLLKTLIERYIADGQPVGSRTLSRYSGLDLSPATIRNVMADLEALGFVASPHTSAGRVPTPRAYRLFVDTILSVRPLEDAVHHLASQVQNRLQPAGPQQLVASAAQVLSNLSQFAGVVLTPRRSQTFRQIEFLRLSEKRVLLIIVTPDGDVQNRIILTEKDYSPAQLVEAANYLNANFGGHSFDEVRAYLRGELDALRSDMSALMQAAVQAGSDAMADTSRESVLISGERNLLGVEDLSSNMERLRKLFDVFESKTGLLQLLDVSSRASGVQIFIGGESNLVPIEEMSVVTAPYEVDGEVVGTLGVIGPTRMAYERVIPIVDITAKLLSNALSQH; translated from the coding sequence ATGCTAGATCAACGTGCGCAAACGCTTCTCAAAACCCTGATCGAAAGGTACATCGCGGATGGCCAGCCGGTCGGCTCGCGCACGCTTTCCCGATACTCGGGGCTCGACCTCTCGCCGGCGACGATCCGCAATGTGATGGCGGATCTGGAAGCCCTCGGCTTCGTGGCCAGTCCGCATACGTCGGCCGGGCGGGTGCCAACGCCACGCGCGTACCGCCTGTTCGTCGACACGATCCTCTCGGTGCGTCCGCTCGAAGATGCCGTGCACCATCTCGCGTCTCAGGTGCAGAACCGCCTGCAACCGGCCGGGCCGCAACAGCTGGTCGCCTCCGCGGCCCAGGTGCTCTCCAATCTGTCGCAGTTCGCCGGCGTGGTCCTCACGCCGCGTCGTAGCCAGACCTTCCGACAGATCGAATTCCTGCGGTTGTCCGAAAAGCGCGTGCTGCTCATCATCGTCACGCCTGATGGCGACGTGCAGAACCGCATCATCCTGACCGAAAAGGATTATTCGCCGGCGCAACTGGTCGAGGCGGCAAACTACCTGAACGCCAATTTCGGCGGCCACAGTTTCGATGAGGTGCGCGCTTACTTGCGCGGCGAGCTCGACGCATTGCGTTCCGACATGAGCGCGCTGATGCAGGCGGCGGTGCAGGCCGGCAGCGATGCCATGGCCGACACCAGCCGTGAGAGCGTGCTGATCTCGGGCGAGCGCAATCTGCTGGGCGTGGAGGACCTGTCGTCGAACATGGAGCGGCTTCGCAAGCTCTTCGACGTGTTCGAGTCCAAGACCGGTCTGCTGCAGTTGCTCGACGTGTCGAGCCGTGCCTCGGGGGTGCAGATCTTCATTGGCGGCGAGTCGAATCTGGTGCCGATCGAGGAGATGTCAGTCGTGACGGCGCCTTACGAGGTCGACGGCGAGGTCGTCGGCACGCTGGGCGTGATCGGCCCGACGCGCATGGCGTACGAGCGTGTGATTCCGATCGTCGACATCACCGCCAAGCTCCTGTCCAACGCGCTTAGCCAGCATTGA
- a CDS encoding NAD kinase, translating to MKTGSPFKTVALVGKYHADGVAEPLLTLAACIAQRGHHVVFERDTAHNIGAAADPYGTLDIQEIATQTDVAVVVGGDGTMLGIGRQLAASKVPLIGVNHGRVGFITDIPLDEMRQVVPAMLEGHFEAEQRTLLAARIERDGKTLYETLAFNDVVVNRSGISGMVELRVDVDGRFMYKQRSDGLIVATPTGSTAYALSASGPILHPRLGGVVLVPIAPHALSNRPIVLPDSSDIVITITGGREVGANFDMQSFAELRQGDQILVGRSEHQVTFLHPVGYNYYATLRRKLHWNEHISDEDTPQN from the coding sequence ATGAAAACTGGGAGCCCCTTCAAGACCGTGGCGCTCGTCGGGAAATATCATGCCGACGGCGTTGCCGAACCCCTGCTCACGCTCGCGGCATGCATCGCCCAGCGCGGGCACCACGTCGTCTTCGAGCGCGACACGGCGCACAACATCGGTGCGGCCGCCGATCCTTACGGAACCCTCGACATCCAGGAAATCGCCACGCAGACCGACGTGGCGGTGGTCGTGGGCGGCGACGGGACGATGCTCGGCATCGGCCGTCAGCTCGCGGCGTCGAAGGTGCCGCTCATCGGCGTGAATCATGGTCGCGTCGGCTTCATCACCGATATTCCGCTCGACGAGATGCGCCAGGTCGTGCCGGCCATGCTCGAAGGTCACTTCGAAGCAGAGCAGCGCACACTGCTGGCCGCGCGCATCGAGCGCGATGGCAAGACGCTTTACGAAACGCTGGCGTTCAACGACGTGGTCGTCAATCGCTCGGGCATCTCCGGCATGGTCGAGCTGCGCGTGGACGTGGACGGCCGCTTCATGTACAAACAGCGCTCGGACGGGCTGATCGTGGCCACCCCGACGGGCTCGACGGCTTACGCGCTCTCGGCAAGCGGGCCGATCCTGCATCCGCGCCTGGGCGGCGTGGTGCTCGTGCCGATCGCCCCGCACGCCTTGTCGAATCGCCCCATCGTGCTGCCGGACTCGAGCGACATCGTCATCACGATCACTGGCGGACGCGAGGTCGGCGCCAACTTCGACATGCAGTCGTTCGCCGAACTGCGGCAGGGCGACCAGATTTTGGTGGGCCGCTCCGAGCATCAGGTGACGTTCCTGCACCCGGTCGGCTACAACTACTACGCCACGCTGCGCCGCAAACTGCACTGGAACGAGCATATCTCCGACGAAGATACGCCGCAGAACTGA
- the glnE gene encoding bifunctional [glutamate--ammonia ligase]-adenylyl-L-tyrosine phosphorylase/[glutamate--ammonia-ligase] adenylyltransferase: MSSPEYPIEITSYSRYAARMLASRPALAEALPTLAEHPVDARWLAHRFEAITGTVLSPPDQPSGVAGAPGLDEAGLARALRVLRVEAICAVMQRDLDGRAELAEVTEAMTALAEFAVQAGIAVLSRELEAIHGVPRNAEGERQTLGVVGMGKLGGRELNVSSDIDLIFLYEDDGETSAPDDADPAAAGRLRLLSNHEFFTKLGRKLIGMISELTPDGYVFRVDMRLRPNGDSGPLVCSLPMLEEYFYVQGREWERYAWIKGRLVSEVASEPGRRVERLLSSLVQPFVFRRYLDYGVIGAIRALHEQIRHEAERRARAKPARINDIKLGRGGIREIEFSAQVFQLIRGGQEPELRVRPTLAVLGVAARRGWLAQHVADELANAYVFLRKLEHRIQYLDDAQTHVLPAAGEDRLAVARAMGFPDEATFMTVLDEHREFVAAQFDEIFADKDKAGTGGRKGASSGGDCSCPPELWSECLADEAQTGDLGNQLTQLGFADAPGALDRLRAVWTSSRYKALGETSRRRFDQLVQRAVQGAAGTGEADAVLARMLDLLSTISRRSSYLALLTEYPRALERVVKVLAGSRWAAGYLISHPQLLDELLDDEALAAPFDWPSFKTQLLLSLNASGAAGNVEVQMDILRRAHHAEVFRILLLDLQGTLSVEAIGDRLSELADIIVDVTIATVWPHVATRHREVPRFSVIAYGKLGGKELGYASDLDLIFLYDDDDERAPDAYAALARRFVTWLTTHTGAGMLFDVDLRLRPNGLSGLLVTSLESFRQYQFREGNANTAWVWEHQALTRARFCAGDEDIGAAFERIRAQVLATPREALPLAQEIVAMRRKVTEGHPNPTQLFDLKHDRGGMVDIEFTVQYLVLLHSGAHPALLRNAGNIALLRESAQLGLIDANLADGAAAAYRTYRKRQHKLRLDGVEAARVPAEQVATEREAVIALWDSVFSAVAPA; encoded by the coding sequence GTGAGTTCACCTGAATATCCGATCGAAATCACGTCCTACTCGCGTTACGCCGCGCGCATGCTCGCGAGCCGGCCCGCGCTCGCCGAGGCGCTGCCTACCCTCGCCGAGCACCCGGTCGATGCCCGCTGGCTGGCGCACCGCTTCGAGGCGATCACCGGCACGGTGCTCTCGCCGCCCGATCAGCCGTCGGGCGTCGCCGGCGCTCCGGGCCTCGACGAGGCGGGGTTGGCCCGTGCGCTGCGCGTGTTGCGCGTCGAGGCGATCTGCGCGGTCATGCAGCGCGATCTGGACGGACGCGCGGAACTCGCCGAGGTGACCGAGGCGATGACGGCGCTGGCCGAGTTCGCCGTGCAGGCGGGCATCGCGGTGCTCTCGCGCGAACTCGAGGCGATCCACGGGGTGCCGCGCAATGCCGAGGGCGAGCGCCAGACGCTCGGCGTGGTGGGCATGGGCAAGCTCGGCGGGCGCGAACTGAACGTATCGTCCGACATCGACCTGATCTTCCTTTACGAGGACGACGGCGAGACTTCCGCACCGGACGACGCCGATCCGGCTGCCGCCGGCCGCCTGCGCCTGCTGTCGAATCACGAATTCTTCACCAAGCTAGGCCGCAAGCTGATTGGCATGATCTCGGAGCTCACGCCGGATGGCTATGTGTTCCGCGTGGACATGCGCCTGCGTCCGAACGGCGATTCCGGGCCGCTCGTGTGCAGCCTGCCGATGCTCGAGGAGTATTTCTATGTGCAGGGGCGGGAGTGGGAGCGCTATGCCTGGATCAAGGGGCGGCTGGTGTCCGAGGTGGCGAGCGAACCGGGACGTCGCGTCGAGCGTCTGCTGTCGTCGCTGGTGCAGCCGTTCGTCTTCCGTCGTTATCTCGATTACGGTGTGATCGGGGCGATTCGCGCGCTGCACGAACAGATTCGGCACGAGGCGGAGCGTCGGGCGCGCGCGAAGCCGGCGCGCATCAACGACATCAAGCTCGGGCGCGGCGGCATTCGCGAAATCGAATTCTCGGCGCAGGTCTTCCAGTTGATTCGCGGCGGACAGGAGCCGGAGCTGCGCGTGCGGCCGACGCTGGCGGTGCTGGGCGTGGCGGCGCGTCGGGGCTGGCTGGCGCAGCACGTGGCCGACGAACTTGCCAACGCCTACGTATTCCTGCGCAAGCTCGAACACCGCATCCAGTATCTGGACGACGCGCAGACGCACGTCCTGCCGGCCGCCGGCGAGGACCGCCTGGCGGTGGCCCGCGCCATGGGCTTTCCCGACGAAGCCACATTCATGACGGTGCTCGACGAGCATCGCGAATTCGTGGCGGCGCAGTTCGACGAGATCTTCGCCGACAAGGACAAGGCCGGCACAGGCGGACGCAAGGGAGCGTCGTCCGGCGGCGACTGCAGTTGCCCGCCGGAACTCTGGAGCGAATGCCTGGCCGACGAGGCGCAGACGGGTGACCTCGGCAACCAGCTCACGCAACTCGGCTTTGCCGATGCCCCCGGTGCGCTCGACCGACTGCGCGCGGTGTGGACGTCGTCGCGCTACAAGGCGCTCGGCGAGACCAGCCGGCGGCGCTTCGACCAGCTGGTGCAGCGCGCGGTGCAGGGCGCGGCGGGCACGGGCGAGGCCGACGCCGTGCTCGCACGCATGCTCGATCTGCTCTCGACCATCAGCCGTCGCAGCTCCTATCTGGCGCTGCTCACGGAGTATCCGCGCGCGCTCGAGCGTGTGGTCAAGGTGCTGGCGGGGTCGCGATGGGCGGCGGGGTATCTGATCAGCCACCCGCAATTGCTCGATGAGTTGCTCGACGACGAGGCGCTCGCCGCGCCGTTCGACTGGCCGTCGTTCAAGACGCAACTGCTGCTGAGCCTGAACGCCTCGGGCGCCGCGGGCAATGTCGAAGTGCAGATGGACATTCTGCGGCGCGCGCACCACGCCGAGGTTTTCCGCATTCTGCTGCTGGATCTGCAGGGCACGCTATCGGTGGAGGCCATCGGCGACCGGCTCTCGGAGCTGGCCGACATCATCGTCGACGTGACCATTGCCACCGTCTGGCCGCACGTGGCCACGCGCCATCGCGAAGTGCCCCGCTTCTCGGTGATCGCGTACGGCAAGCTCGGCGGCAAGGAACTGGGCTATGCGTCCGACCTGGACCTGATCTTCCTTTATGACGATGACGACGAGCGCGCGCCCGACGCTTACGCGGCGCTCGCCCGTCGCTTTGTCACCTGGCTCACCACGCACACCGGCGCCGGCATGCTGTTCGACGTGGATTTGCGTCTGCGCCCGAATGGCCTGTCGGGCCTGTTGGTGACGAGTCTCGAGAGTTTCCGGCAGTACCAGTTCCGCGAAGGCAACGCGAATACGGCGTGGGTGTGGGAGCATCAGGCGCTCACGCGCGCGCGTTTCTGCGCGGGCGACGAGGACATCGGCGCCGCGTTCGAGCGCATCCGCGCGCAGGTGCTCGCCACGCCGCGCGAAGCGCTACCGCTCGCGCAGGAAATCGTCGCCATGCGCCGCAAGGTGACGGAAGGGCACCCGAACCCGACGCAACTCTTCGATCTGAAGCACGATCGTGGCGGTATGGTCGACATCGAGTTCACCGTGCAGTACCTGGTGCTACTGCACTCGGGGGCGCATCCGGCGCTGTTGCGCAATGCCGGCAACATCGCGCTGCTGCGCGAATCGGCGCAACTCGGGTTGATCGATGCGAACCTCGCCGACGGGGCGGCCGCCGCATATCGGACGTATCGCAAGCGTCAGCACAAGCTGCGGCTCGACGGCGTGGAAGCGGCGCGCGTACCGGCCGAGCAAGTGGCGACCGAGCGCGAGGCCGTGATCGCGCTGTGGGATTCGGTGTTTTCGGCCGTCGCCCCGGCCTGA